In Blattabacterium cuenoti, a single window of DNA contains:
- a CDS encoding YebC/PmpR family DNA-binding transcriptional regulator, with product MSGHSKWSNIQHRKIHQDCIKSKKFSKIIKEIFIAAKNLKSNNYSFQLKKIISNAKSMNIPKHTINQAIKKAFNIQNSHKIKSFNIEGKILGVSMIIECMTDNYNRIISQLKNHFNKIGGSLCKHGELTHLFNHIGIFYIDKNNITLPIEEFELMSIDFGAKDFCIQQNMIYIYTDFKYFGLMKNYLFKLNIDYQSKIQWKAKHLQCISKKIQNKIFDFIKKIKINEDIKQIYCDI from the coding sequence ATGTCTGGACATAGTAAATGGTCTAATATACAACATAGAAAAATACATCAAGATTGCATAAAATCTAAAAAATTTTCCAAAATAATAAAAGAAATATTTATTGCTGCAAAAAATTTAAAATCAAATAATTATTCTTTTCAATTAAAAAAAATTATATCTAATGCAAAATCTATGAATATACCAAAACATACTATAAATCAAGCAATTAAAAAAGCATTTAATATACAAAATTCACATAAAATAAAAAGTTTTAATATAGAAGGTAAAATATTAGGTGTTAGCATGATTATAGAATGTATGACTGATAATTACAATCGTATTATATCTCAATTAAAAAATCATTTTAATAAAATAGGAGGTAGTTTATGTAAACATGGTGAACTAACTCATTTATTTAATCATATAGGCATATTTTATATAGATAAAAATAATATTACTCTTCCAATAGAAGAATTTGAATTAATGTCTATAGATTTTGGAGCAAAAGATTTTTGTATACAACAAAATATGATATATATATATACAGATTTCAAATATTTTGGATTAATGAAAAATTATTTATTTAAATTAAATATTGATTATCAATCTAAAATACAATGGAAAGCAAAACATTTGCAATGTATTTCAAAAAAAATTCAAAATAAAATATTTGATTTTATTAAAAAAATAAAAATAAATGAAGATATAAAACAAATTTATTGTGATATATAA